The proteins below are encoded in one region of Segatella copri:
- the prmC gene encoding peptide chain release factor N(5)-glutamine methyltransferase, which yields MKTYQQLWQSITPLYEAGEAQAIVRTVLDVKYGMTLTDIICGKVNELSADEERKLEEIIRRLQKGEPVQYVLGEADFAGRTFHVEPGVLIPRPETAELCEWIEKDATENKGITEGEKEENTIRILDICTGSGCIAITLGLDIGGSEVTGWDISEDALKIAQGNVALLDAGNVKIEYQDALKLAETSDAGRWNIIVSNPPYICEKEKADMEKNVLEHEPGIALFVPDEEPLKFYRAIAEYASSALKSGGALYFEINPIYEKETREMLEGLGFKAIDTKEDAFGKQRMMRAGKS from the coding sequence ATGAAAACGTATCAACAACTTTGGCAATCCATTACCCCTCTATATGAGGCGGGCGAAGCACAGGCTATCGTCCGCACCGTGCTCGATGTGAAGTACGGAATGACGCTGACCGACATAATCTGCGGCAAAGTTAATGAATTATCTGCAGATGAAGAAAGAAAACTGGAAGAAATTATCAGAAGATTGCAAAAAGGCGAACCTGTACAGTATGTTCTGGGAGAAGCTGACTTTGCAGGAAGAACCTTCCATGTAGAGCCGGGCGTGCTGATTCCGAGACCCGAAACGGCGGAACTCTGCGAGTGGATAGAAAAAGATGCAACTGAAAACAAAGGGATTACGGAAGGAGAGAAGGAAGAAAACACCATCCGCATCCTGGACATCTGTACGGGTTCGGGCTGCATCGCCATTACGCTGGGACTGGACATCGGCGGCTCGGAGGTTACGGGTTGGGATATTTCGGAAGATGCCTTGAAGATAGCACAGGGAAATGTTGCGCTACTGGATGCCGGTAACGTAAAAATAGAATATCAGGATGCCCTGAAGTTGGCGGAAACATCGGATGCCGGAAGATGGAACATCATCGTGAGCAATCCCCCATATATCTGCGAAAAGGAGAAAGCGGATATGGAGAAGAATGTGTTGGAACACGAACCCGGAATCGCCCTCTTCGTGCCCGATGAAGAGCCTCTGAAGTTCTACAGAGCCATCGCCGAATATGCCTCTTCTGCCCTCAAATCCGGAGGTGCATTATACTTCGAAATCAATCCTATCTACGAAAAAGAAACAAGGGAAATGCTGGAAGGATTGGGGTTTAAAGCTATTGATACAAAGGAAGATGCCTTCGGAAAGCAGAGAATGATGCGAGCCGGCAAATCATAA
- a CDS encoding ABC transporter permease → MNHIINAFKNLPRRGQHNFVKILCLALGLAISSVIIAEIYFEQTYDTYFPSWERTYMISEVGTNHGETMEFTNTSGATAQGVKQYAPMVEAATSTHYFYDDAQCKMEDQNIISANIRMADSCFFDVFPQKILIGKAKQILSQPLSCLIDSETAAKIGGNVVGKHFTLSNYPGTTFTIYGVFEAFPWGSSFHGTQMILSRCSVPYVYSYDGRGQWVGNDSYRSYIRLAKGHEAKELKPYVNKMREDHFPLKEMKNMGIELNYDFTVLSDVYTQDPYVKKMGWIMGIIAFVLLFTSVMNYLLIIVGNLVGRSREMAVRKCYGAESKNIHAIIFSEALVHVGLAVVLAAVLVFLCKGTIENFLSAPVSTLVLNRGSWILVAICILVLLVGGLLPGWLYNKIPVAIAFRGYNENRNRWKLGLLGVQFVISGLLFSLLYIVNGQYQLMLGLNPGYDYDHVAIVSIDASNRDQRNQCLAEIRRMPNVKDCSSTFNVPLDGYDRSGNMVGVPGDEKNTFNIMEMSGVDDNFFKMLNIPIVQGSFFTERNDSCRQVIIDERGAEKLIKTWHWKDGVVGKQITCTGHDNNIFTICGVCKNIRWGAVETGGDGMNEFPDLYFYSAKTAYYMLVKFNELRDESLSELQSKVQAMYPNNKVIVKSYASELANQYASQLNFRNGILVAGIVTMIIALFGLVGYTSDEVNRRRKEIAIRKVNGAKVKDILRIFLKDIMKIALPCIIVGDLGAWLIARQWLMSFSEKITMTPLLFIGVTIILLVIIGLSVVINCYKVANSNPVKYLKDE, encoded by the coding sequence ATGAATCATATTATTAACGCATTCAAGAATCTGCCTCGAAGGGGCCAGCACAATTTCGTGAAGATCTTGTGTCTGGCGCTCGGATTGGCAATCAGTTCGGTAATTATTGCCGAGATTTATTTCGAGCAGACTTACGATACGTATTTCCCTAGTTGGGAGAGGACGTATATGATTTCGGAAGTGGGTACTAACCATGGCGAAACCATGGAGTTTACCAATACTTCAGGAGCCACTGCCCAAGGTGTAAAGCAATATGCGCCTATGGTGGAAGCTGCTACCAGTACTCACTATTTTTATGATGATGCCCAATGCAAGATGGAAGACCAGAACATCATTTCTGCCAATATCAGGATGGCAGACAGTTGTTTCTTTGATGTCTTTCCACAGAAGATATTGATAGGCAAGGCTAAACAGATTCTATCCCAACCCTTATCCTGTCTCATCGATTCAGAAACGGCAGCAAAGATTGGCGGTAATGTTGTAGGTAAGCATTTCACGCTTTCCAATTATCCGGGAACCACTTTTACCATCTATGGTGTTTTCGAAGCGTTTCCCTGGGGTTCTTCCTTTCATGGTACGCAGATGATTCTGTCGAGGTGTAGTGTGCCATACGTATATTCCTACGATGGCAGAGGCCAATGGGTGGGAAATGATTCCTATAGGTCCTACATCCGGTTAGCAAAGGGGCATGAGGCAAAAGAACTCAAGCCTTACGTGAATAAGATGCGAGAGGATCATTTCCCTTTGAAGGAGATGAAGAATATGGGAATAGAACTGAACTATGATTTCACGGTATTGAGCGATGTTTACACCCAAGATCCTTATGTCAAGAAGATGGGATGGATTATGGGAATTATCGCTTTTGTCCTCCTCTTCACTTCTGTGATGAACTATCTGCTTATCATCGTGGGAAATCTTGTGGGTCGTTCTCGCGAAATGGCTGTCCGTAAGTGTTATGGTGCCGAATCGAAGAACATTCATGCCATCATTTTCTCAGAGGCTTTGGTGCATGTGGGACTGGCGGTTGTTCTTGCGGCTGTTCTTGTGTTCCTTTGCAAGGGAACCATCGAAAACTTCCTTTCTGCTCCGGTAAGCACGTTGGTGCTTAATCGTGGCAGTTGGATATTGGTGGCTATCTGTATTCTGGTACTGCTGGTTGGCGGCTTGCTGCCAGGTTGGCTTTACAACAAGATTCCTGTAGCCATCGCTTTCCGTGGTTATAATGAGAATCGCAACCGATGGAAGCTTGGTTTGTTGGGTGTCCAGTTCGTTATTTCTGGTTTGCTGTTCAGTTTGCTTTACATCGTGAATGGTCAATACCAGCTGATGTTGGGGCTCAATCCTGGGTATGATTATGATCATGTGGCGATTGTTTCGATAGATGCCAGCAATAGAGACCAGCGCAACCAATGTCTGGCAGAAATCAGACGGATGCCGAATGTCAAGGATTGCAGTTCGACTTTTAATGTTCCGCTCGATGGGTATGATCGTAGTGGAAATATGGTTGGAGTACCTGGCGACGAGAAGAATACCTTTAATATCATGGAGATGTCGGGAGTGGACGACAATTTCTTCAAGATGCTGAATATTCCTATCGTTCAGGGTTCTTTCTTTACGGAAAGAAATGACAGTTGCCGACAGGTTATTATTGATGAACGAGGTGCTGAGAAACTCATCAAAACGTGGCATTGGAAGGATGGCGTAGTTGGCAAGCAAATTACCTGTACGGGACATGATAATAATATCTTTACCATTTGTGGCGTGTGCAAGAATATTCGCTGGGGTGCTGTGGAAACCGGGGGTGATGGTATGAATGAATTTCCAGATTTGTATTTCTATTCAGCCAAGACGGCTTACTATATGTTGGTTAAGTTTAATGAACTAAGGGATGAATCGTTGTCGGAGTTGCAATCGAAGGTGCAGGCGATGTATCCGAACAATAAGGTCATCGTGAAAAGTTATGCTTCAGAATTGGCTAACCAGTATGCTTCCCAGCTCAATTTCCGCAACGGAATTCTGGTAGCCGGCATCGTAACGATGATTATCGCCCTCTTCGGATTGGTGGGTTATACGAGTGATGAGGTAAACCGCCGCCGCAAGGAGATTGCAATAAGAAAGGTGAACGGAGCCAAGGTGAAGGATATTCTTCGCATCTTCCTGAAGGACATCATGAAGATTGCCTTGCCTTGCATCATCGTGGGCGACTTGGGGGCTTGGCTGATAGCCAGACAATGGCTCATGTCGTTTAGCGAGAAGATAACGATGACGCCTTTGCTGTTTATCGGCGTTACCATCATCTTGCTCGTCATCATCGGGCTTTCCGTCGTCATCAACTGCTACAAGGTGGCGAACAGTAATCCTGTGAAATATCTCAAGGATGAATAA
- a CDS encoding TolC family protein, with translation MKRIGLYIGLMALGSLEVAAQVATATHTAVEAVEQTHAKIWGLDSCMAYAVEHATEVKREVVNARQRKQDYQHAVAGFLPTVSGGVQGQYAWGRNIDPETNTYNNVTTFNNYYQLYAELNVFDGFATINALKQAKLSRDYSATAMQKIQDDRAIDVMQKYVDAAYAEASIRIASEKLNESKRMLAKMKRLYELGEKGRPDVVQMESQVAEDEYNLTHQENVAKQSLLALKSAMNFPVDEELKIQIAEERNLKLTSDNKEVPESGVNYETVYQGFLHISPDLKSAEYEVERARYDYKIAKGRLLPSLSLGGGISTNYYKNLSQKGQYDGFASQFHNNQGEYLALTLSIPIYNSDRWHCVKKARNDWQLAQVNLEETRRKLHDQIAQAVMDAEGYAKELHQMQKKVASDSLAYHMSSRKFEEGMLSTFDLHTAAQTLLESRIKELQMQMLLIIKQRLVAYYQGENLIR, from the coding sequence ATGAAAAGAATAGGATTATACATCGGATTGATGGCTTTGGGAAGCTTGGAGGTCGCAGCGCAGGTGGCGACGGCAACTCATACGGCTGTTGAGGCTGTAGAGCAAACCCATGCTAAGATATGGGGGCTTGACTCCTGTATGGCTTACGCCGTGGAGCACGCTACAGAGGTGAAGCGGGAGGTGGTAAACGCCCGCCAGCGCAAGCAGGATTACCAGCATGCTGTGGCAGGATTCCTGCCTACCGTTTCGGGCGGCGTACAGGGACAGTATGCCTGGGGACGAAACATCGACCCGGAAACCAATACTTATAATAATGTAACGACATTCAACAACTACTATCAGCTTTATGCCGAACTGAATGTCTTCGATGGTTTCGCCACCATCAACGCCTTGAAGCAGGCTAAGTTGAGCCGGGATTATTCAGCCACGGCGATGCAGAAGATTCAGGACGATAGAGCCATCGACGTGATGCAGAAATATGTGGATGCTGCCTATGCTGAGGCAAGCATTCGGATAGCAAGCGAGAAACTGAACGAAAGCAAGCGGATGCTGGCTAAGATGAAGCGCCTGTATGAACTGGGCGAGAAGGGGCGCCCGGATGTGGTGCAGATGGAATCGCAGGTGGCGGAAGATGAATACAATCTTACGCATCAGGAGAATGTGGCAAAACAGAGTCTGCTCGCCTTGAAATCCGCAATGAATTTTCCTGTGGATGAAGAGCTGAAAATCCAGATAGCTGAAGAGCGGAATCTGAAGCTAACGTCTGATAATAAAGAGGTTCCTGAATCTGGAGTAAACTACGAAACCGTTTACCAGGGTTTCCTGCATATTTCTCCCGATTTAAAGTCGGCAGAATACGAAGTGGAGCGGGCACGGTATGATTATAAAATAGCAAAAGGCAGATTGCTGCCATCACTCTCTCTCGGTGGCGGCATTTCTACCAACTATTATAAGAATCTCTCTCAGAAAGGGCAATACGATGGGTTTGCCTCGCAGTTTCACAACAACCAGGGCGAATACCTCGCGTTGACCCTTTCCATACCTATTTATAATAGCGACCGCTGGCACTGCGTGAAGAAGGCGCGTAACGACTGGCAACTGGCACAGGTGAACCTGGAGGAAACCCGTCGCAAACTTCACGACCAGATAGCCCAGGCGGTAATGGATGCAGAGGGTTACGCCAAGGAGTTGCATCAGATGCAGAAGAAGGTGGCCTCTGATTCGCTCGCCTATCACATGTCGAGCCGCAAGTTTGAGGAAGGAATGCTTTCCACCTTCGACCTTCATACCGCAGCCCAGACGCTTCTGGAAAGCAGAATCAAGGAACTCCAGATGCAGATGCTGCTCATTATCAAACAGAGATTGGTTGCTTATTATCAGGGAGAAAATTTAATAAGATAA
- a CDS encoding AAA family ATPase — protein sequence MFLSDNLFQGSTESKELLDLYKENKPVFAVIYGRRRVGKTFLVRELFQDKMSFYHTGLSPYELSGQKIMEQQLASFYSSLVRYGSKSKKVPSSWLEAFDALINLLEEQDADKRQVIFIDELPWLDTPRSGFVTALEHFWNGWAAGKQNIMLIVCGSATSWISDKLLNNKGGLFDRTTDEIKLRPFTLGECEEYYQANNIVMSKFDQIQCYMATGGIPYYISMLQKGKSLAQNMDRLFFEPAAKLGLEFDRLYSSLFTNAEDCMTIVRLLAQKRQGYTRKEIVSLTKIPNGGGLSATLKSLEVSDFITSYVKYDYPKREVYFRLTDFYSKFYLSFIDGRKTTNPHFWKDNLLTPELTAWRGFTFESLCYYHLPQIKQALGISGVQTEVSPWKSRKEKDGAQIDMIIDRADRVINVCEMKFCEDDFSINAAYDKNLRHKLSTFAEETKCRSSLHLTLVTTYGLKFNEYAGRVQSVVTMDDLFK from the coding sequence TTGTTCCTAAGTGACAACCTTTTTCAGGGAAGTACAGAGAGTAAGGAACTCCTGGATCTTTACAAGGAAAATAAACCTGTTTTTGCAGTAATATATGGTAGAAGAAGGGTCGGTAAAACCTTTCTCGTAAGAGAATTGTTTCAGGATAAAATGAGCTTTTACCATACGGGCTTATCTCCTTACGAGTTAAGTGGTCAAAAAATAATGGAGCAACAGTTGGCTAGTTTTTACTCCAGTCTTGTTCGCTATGGCAGCAAGAGTAAGAAGGTACCATCCTCTTGGCTCGAAGCTTTTGATGCACTCATCAATCTCTTGGAAGAGCAAGATGCAGACAAACGTCAGGTGATATTCATAGATGAATTGCCATGGCTTGACACTCCCCGCTCGGGATTTGTTACAGCATTAGAGCATTTTTGGAATGGATGGGCTGCAGGAAAGCAGAATATCATGCTTATCGTCTGCGGCTCTGCCACGTCATGGATTTCAGACAAGCTGTTAAACAACAAAGGCGGTTTGTTTGATCGCACAACTGATGAAATCAAGTTGCGCCCGTTTACATTAGGCGAATGTGAAGAATACTATCAGGCTAACAACATCGTGATGTCTAAGTTCGACCAGATACAATGTTATATGGCTACAGGTGGCATTCCTTATTATATTTCCATGCTTCAGAAAGGCAAAAGTCTGGCTCAGAATATGGACAGGCTTTTCTTCGAGCCTGCAGCCAAACTCGGCTTAGAGTTCGACCGTCTCTATTCTTCTCTCTTTACTAATGCGGAGGATTGCATGACTATCGTGCGCCTTCTGGCTCAAAAAAGACAGGGATATACGCGAAAAGAAATTGTTTCGCTTACAAAAATACCTAATGGCGGGGGGCTTTCTGCTACATTAAAATCACTCGAAGTGAGTGATTTCATAACATCGTATGTTAAGTATGATTATCCCAAGCGTGAGGTATATTTCCGTCTGACAGATTTCTACAGCAAATTCTATTTGTCATTTATTGATGGCAGAAAGACGACCAATCCGCATTTCTGGAAAGACAACCTGCTGACACCTGAGCTGACAGCATGGCGAGGTTTTACCTTTGAATCGCTTTGCTATTATCATCTGCCACAAATCAAGCAGGCGCTCGGTATTAGTGGAGTGCAGACAGAGGTGAGTCCCTGGAAAAGCAGAAAAGAGAAAGATGGTGCGCAGATAGATATGATTATTGACAGAGCCGACCGCGTCATCAATGTTTGTGAAATGAAATTCTGCGAGGATGATTTCTCCATCAATGCTGCTTATGATAAGAATCTGCGCCATAAACTGAGTACGTTTGCTGAAGAAACGAAATGCAGGAGTTCCTTGCATCTTACATTGGTTACTACTTATGGGCTTAAGTTCAATGAATATGCCGGTCGGGTACAAAGTGTCGTTACAATGGATGATTTGTTTAAATGA
- the ribD gene encoding bifunctional diaminohydroxyphosphoribosylaminopyrimidine deaminase/5-amino-6-(5-phosphoribosylamino)uracil reductase RibD, which translates to MEQNNVSFQNVKTGEPLSQKEIDEMFMRRCLQLAKNGRENAKPNPMVGAVIVSGDGRIIGEGYHVRCGEGHAEVNAFASVKPEDEHLLSQATIYVSLEPCSHYGKTPPCADLIVRKGVKRCVCGCVDPFAKVQGRGIRKIREAGIEVTVGVLEAECLELNKRFITFNTHQRPYIILKWAQTANGFLDNGGRGMAISSPFTKMLSHKLRAENDAILIGRVTDERDHSLLNVRDWSGKDPMRLVIDRHHPCFEGLDFSRGKTEVLQQIMQHLYNNKVQSLIVEGGAITHQAFLDAGLWDEIRVETLLSTSVENSVTSGTPAPMLPHNVRLISHEAYDGNVINTYERM; encoded by the coding sequence ATGGAACAAAATAATGTTTCTTTTCAGAATGTGAAGACGGGCGAACCGTTGTCGCAAAAGGAAATAGACGAAATGTTTATGCGCCGCTGTCTGCAGTTGGCGAAAAACGGAAGAGAGAATGCCAAACCCAATCCGATGGTGGGAGCCGTTATCGTGAGTGGGGATGGCAGAATCATCGGCGAAGGCTATCATGTAAGATGCGGAGAAGGGCATGCTGAAGTCAACGCCTTTGCATCTGTTAAGCCCGAGGATGAGCATCTGTTAAGCCAAGCTACCATCTATGTGAGTCTCGAACCCTGCTCTCATTACGGCAAGACGCCGCCTTGCGCCGATTTGATAGTAAGAAAAGGAGTAAAGCGATGCGTCTGTGGCTGCGTAGATCCCTTTGCCAAGGTTCAGGGCCGCGGTATCCGCAAGATTCGCGAGGCAGGCATCGAAGTAACAGTAGGCGTTCTGGAGGCGGAATGTCTCGAACTCAACAAGCGCTTCATCACCTTCAACACCCATCAGCGTCCTTACATCATCCTGAAATGGGCGCAGACCGCGAATGGCTTTCTTGACAACGGGGGTAGGGGTATGGCTATTTCCTCGCCTTTCACCAAGATGCTCTCCCACAAGCTGCGTGCTGAGAACGATGCCATCCTCATAGGCCGCGTAACCGATGAGCGCGACCACAGTCTGCTCAACGTTAGAGATTGGAGTGGCAAGGACCCGATGCGCCTGGTCATCGACCGCCATCATCCTTGTTTCGAAGGTCTGGATTTCTCACGGGGCAAGACGGAAGTGTTGCAGCAAATCATGCAGCACTTATATAATAATAAGGTGCAGTCGCTGATAGTAGAGGGAGGCGCCATCACCCATCAGGCATTCCTCGATGCTGGACTTTGGGATGAAATCAGGGTAGAAACGTTGTTATCCACATCGGTGGAAAACTCCGTAACTTCTGGAACGCCAGCGCCTATGCTTCCTCATAACGTCCGGTTAATCAGCCACGAGGCGTATGATGGAAATGTTATCAATACCTATGAGCGGATGTAA
- a CDS encoding efflux RND transporter periplasmic adaptor subunit, which translates to MDIKIEKKKYLVPRKYWAWIGGGAVLIAVLIWLGLSNFSSTLKVDRKGLSIGTVEKAQFNDYVSVDGQVVPISVVQISSEEGGIVLEKVVDEGAHVNKGDVIVKLSNSNLDLEILNAESELAEKQDMLRNTQISMEQDRLNNSNEELSLSQDVITKRRSYQHQEALHKEELNSREEYLKAKEDYDLAVKKHALISKRLKKDAQLRRSQMDQMGDNLEAMQKNVQLVRQRKEKLNIRSTISGEIGLLDVELGQSIQAGQKIGVINDLSDFKVQAQVDEHYIDRVKPELTATFDQNGKHYLLQVRKVYPEVRDGRFRIDFIFKGVRPGNIRTGQTYYVDLQLGQSKQAIIIPKGTFYSVTGGQWIFVLDKSGKKAYRRKITIGRQNPQYYEVIEGLEPGEQVIVSGYEAYKDNDVLVFN; encoded by the coding sequence ATGGATATAAAGATAGAAAAGAAAAAATATCTCGTGCCTCGCAAGTACTGGGCATGGATTGGCGGAGGAGCGGTTTTGATCGCAGTCCTCATTTGGTTGGGATTGAGCAATTTCTCTTCCACCCTGAAGGTGGACAGAAAGGGATTGAGCATCGGAACCGTGGAGAAGGCACAGTTCAACGATTATGTTTCGGTGGATGGACAGGTGGTTCCTATCTCCGTGGTGCAGATCAGTTCTGAGGAAGGTGGTATCGTTCTGGAGAAAGTGGTGGATGAAGGTGCCCACGTGAACAAGGGCGATGTAATCGTGAAACTGAGCAATTCGAATCTCGACCTGGAGATTCTGAATGCCGAAAGCGAACTTGCCGAAAAGCAGGACATGCTTCGCAATACCCAGATTTCGATGGAGCAGGACCGTCTGAACAATAGCAACGAGGAACTGTCGCTTTCGCAGGATGTCATTACCAAGCGCCGCTCCTATCAGCATCAGGAGGCGTTGCACAAGGAAGAACTCAATTCGCGCGAGGAGTATCTGAAGGCTAAGGAAGATTACGACCTTGCTGTCAAGAAGCATGCGCTCATTAGCAAGCGATTGAAGAAGGATGCCCAGTTACGCCGTTCGCAGATGGATCAGATGGGTGATAATCTGGAAGCCATGCAGAAGAATGTGCAGCTGGTTCGCCAGCGCAAGGAGAAGCTGAACATCCGCAGCACCATTTCGGGCGAAATCGGCTTGCTCGATGTGGAACTGGGACAGAGCATCCAGGCTGGACAGAAGATTGGAGTCATCAACGACCTCAGCGATTTCAAGGTGCAGGCGCAGGTAGATGAGCATTACATCGACCGGGTAAAACCGGAACTTACTGCTACCTTCGACCAGAACGGCAAGCATTATCTCCTGCAGGTCCGCAAGGTTTATCCCGAGGTAAGAGACGGCAGGTTCCGCATCGACTTCATCTTCAAGGGCGTTCGTCCTGGCAACATCCGAACCGGTCAGACCTATTATGTAGATTTGCAGCTCGGTCAGTCGAAGCAGGCAATAATTATCCCTAAAGGCACGTTTTATAGTGTAACGGGTGGTCAATGGATCTTTGTATTAGACAAGAGTGGCAAGAAGGCTTATCGCCGCAAGATTACCATCGGTCGCCAGAATCCTCAGTATTATGAGGTGATTGAGGGCTTGGAGCCGGGCGAGCAGGTTATCGTTAGCGGCTACGAAGCCTATAAGGATAATGATGTATTGGTTTTTAATTAG
- a CDS encoding IS3 family transposase gives MLRTECQSQGLGTLCGLFGFTRQAYNKRNVSDGFAEDVIESIIIEKAREYRKSNPGLGAVKLHAILKQMFEDTGCFPGRDAFIEMLRKHGLMVRIKRRRRYKTTDSDHNYRKYPNLIKGVVPTRPNQIWASDITYVETNEGVCYLSLITDLYSHKIVGWAVGPTLETVYPLEALKMAYKSIDEETAKGLIHHSDRGSQYCSQNYVSILKSHGSQISMTQTGDPLENAIAERANGILKTEWLYRMTIPTRKVCKKELTRIIAFYNDERPHMSIGNQTPSVAHTQAGPQQKMWKNPWENSSN, from the coding sequence TTGCTCCGCACAGAGTGCCAGAGCCAAGGTTTAGGCACTCTATGTGGGCTGTTTGGTTTCACCCGGCAAGCATATAATAAGCGCAATGTCTCTGACGGCTTTGCTGAAGATGTCATTGAGTCTATCATCATTGAAAAGGCACGTGAGTATCGTAAGTCAAATCCTGGCTTAGGAGCTGTAAAGTTGCATGCCATATTGAAACAGATGTTTGAGGATACAGGCTGTTTCCCTGGTCGTGACGCATTTATTGAGATGCTGCGTAAGCATGGGCTCATGGTGCGTATAAAGCGCCGTAGGCGCTATAAGACAACAGATTCCGACCATAATTACCGCAAATATCCAAACTTGATTAAGGGAGTAGTTCCTACCCGTCCGAACCAGATTTGGGCAAGTGACATCACCTATGTTGAAACCAATGAAGGTGTGTGCTACCTCTCGCTTATAACAGACCTGTATTCCCATAAAATCGTTGGATGGGCTGTTGGTCCAACATTAGAAACTGTATATCCATTAGAAGCGCTTAAAATGGCATATAAAAGCATTGATGAAGAAACTGCAAAAGGACTCATCCATCACTCTGACAGAGGAAGCCAGTATTGCAGTCAGAATTATGTGTCTATCCTAAAAAGTCATGGCTCACAAATAAGTATGACTCAAACAGGAGATCCTTTGGAGAATGCCATAGCAGAACGTGCAAACGGCATTTTAAAAACGGAATGGCTTTATAGGATGACAATTCCTACTCGTAAAGTATGTAAGAAGGAACTGACCAGGATTATTGCGTTTTATAACGACGAAAGACCGCATATGAGTATCGGTAATCAAACACCATCTGTTGCACATACTCAAGCGGGGCCACAGCAGAAAATGTGGAAAAATCCTTGGGAAAATTCTTCTAATTAG
- a CDS encoding transposase produces MKRKTRIERVYNEDTGWFETREVELNSYSFTDDDRIMIVREYMESGLPAEEIIKKYYISSRTVLFSWMDKFLNEKDLLSLPPEDQNRDDMAKTTNEQLKEKDAEIKRLRKALELEKLRSKAFSTMIDLAEETFNIPVRKKSGTKQ; encoded by the coding sequence ATGAAACGTAAGACAAGAATTGAACGTGTGTATAATGAGGACACTGGTTGGTTTGAGACCCGTGAGGTAGAGTTGAATAGCTACTCTTTTACAGATGATGATCGTATCATGATAGTTCGAGAGTATATGGAGAGTGGGCTCCCAGCAGAAGAAATCATCAAGAAATACTATATAAGCAGTCGTACAGTGCTATTTTCTTGGATGGATAAGTTCTTAAATGAAAAAGATTTGTTATCTTTGCCGCCAGAAGACCAAAACCGTGACGATATGGCAAAGACAACAAATGAACAGTTGAAAGAGAAAGATGCAGAGATTAAGCGTCTCCGCAAGGCTTTGGAGTTAGAGAAGCTTCGCTCTAAGGCATTCTCCACCATGATTGACCTCGCAGAAGAAACCTTCAATATTCCTGTGAGAAAAAAATCTGGTACCAAACAGTAA